One Cervus elaphus chromosome 27, mCerEla1.1, whole genome shotgun sequence genomic region harbors:
- the LOC122684751 gene encoding atherin-like has protein sequence MAMRVSKKRFRECGSGALAFGVPPAGNSAGLPPSQASEAPALGPRRGRVGASCEQPLGAPEHAEQSLAMGVPSRQPVPTTSSPTPPAPPPQGSPASTSTSKPPIQGLHPRAQSAEQGVTEGGSADPTGDVPPLGNSRRERGSVISSFLSGSSGARGTPRGAGSREKKEGAGGSHLPKAEPESAAARERAAPLSAAAAPARSAPPVPAPARGELPRAPGQPGARLGSGCLSGPGPGPRRPALRRDSAPSWAPPPALRAPTCCGGGRAGEPGLGRQGAAASPALPAPSSRKPGGRSAALFRGGARAV, from the exons ATGGCGATGCGCGTCTCGAAGAAGCGTTTCCGAGAGTGCGGGAGTGGCGC ATTAGCGTTTGGGGTTCCCCCAGCCGGGAACTCGGCGGGGCTTCCTCCCTCCCAGGCGTCCGAAGCCCCCGCCCTGGGGCCGCGAAGGGGCAGAGTGGGAGCCTCG TGCGAACAGCCCCTCGGCGCTCCAGAACACGCCGAGCAGTCCTTGGCGATGGGGGTCCCCTCGCGGCAACCGGTCCCCACGACCTCCTCCCCTACACCCCCCGCCCCTCCGCCCCAGGGGAGCCCAGCGTCCACTTCCACGTCCAAACCGCCGATCCAGGGTCTACACCCGCGCGCTCAGTCGGCGGAGCAAGGGGTCACAGAGGGCGGCAGCGCCGATCCCACGGGAGACGTCCCACCGCTCGGAAACTCGCGA AGAGAGCGGGGAAgtgtcatttcttcctttctctccggCTCCTCGGGAGCCCGTGGAACTCCGAGAGGAGCAGGCAGCCGGGAGAAGAAAGAAGGCGCAGGGGGGAGCCACTTACCCAAGGCAGAGCCCGAGAGCGCGGCGGCCCGGGAGCGAGCAGCGCCTTTGTCTGCGGCCGCGGCGCCGGCGCGCTCTGCCCCGCCGGTCCCAGCCCCGGCGCGCGGCGAGCTCCCGCGGGCGCCCGGACAGCCCGGCGCGCGGCTCGGCTCCGGCTGCCTCTCTGGCCCCGGCCCGGGTCCTCGCCGCCCCGCTCTCCGCCGCGACTCCGCCCCGAgctgggccccgcccccggccctccGGGCCCCCACCTGCTGCGGCGGCGGGCGCGCGGGGGAGCCCGGCCTTGGGCGGCAGGGGGCGGCTGCCTCCCCCGCGCTCCCGGCTCCCTCCTCCCGCAAGCCCGGCGGCCGCTCCGCCGCGCTGTTCCGGGGCGGAGCGCGCGCAGTGTAG